From one Conyzicola nivalis genomic stretch:
- a CDS encoding kynureninase, producing the protein MTTDLAPGPLDDADPLARHRDLFVSDASVTAYLDGNSLGRPLTASVDRVATFMTEQWGGRLIRGWDDGWLELGQQIGDDLGRVALGAAAGQTTIGDSTTVLLYKLVRAAVDARPGRTELVIDRDNFPTDRYVLEGIAAERGLTLRWIASGEPTPEALAAVLSPATAVVVLSAVSYRSGFLADVPALTALAHEAGALILWDLCHSAGVVPTELDGWGVDLAVGCTYKYLNGGPGSPAFAYVATRNQRMRQPIQGWLGSATPFEMGQGYEPAEGIRAFTSGTPPIVGMLAMRDMIALIEEVGIDAVRAKSVALTEYAVAIVDELLPSAVLASPRDQRRRGSHVTIDHDGFEAIMPRLWQRGVIPDFRRPNGIRLGLSPLSTSFAEVAAGVTAIAELVKE; encoded by the coding sequence ATGACGACCGACCTGGCCCCCGGCCCCCTCGACGACGCCGACCCGCTCGCTCGCCACCGCGACCTCTTCGTCAGCGACGCCTCGGTGACCGCCTACCTCGACGGCAACTCCCTCGGGCGCCCGCTTACGGCATCCGTCGACCGCGTCGCGACGTTTATGACCGAGCAGTGGGGCGGCCGACTGATCCGGGGATGGGACGACGGCTGGCTCGAACTCGGCCAGCAGATCGGCGACGACCTCGGCCGGGTCGCTCTCGGGGCCGCGGCCGGACAGACCACGATCGGCGACTCGACCACGGTGCTGCTTTACAAGCTCGTGCGCGCGGCGGTCGACGCCCGTCCGGGGCGAACCGAGCTCGTGATCGACCGTGACAACTTCCCGACCGACCGCTACGTGCTCGAGGGCATCGCGGCCGAGCGCGGCCTCACGCTGCGCTGGATCGCCTCGGGCGAACCGACGCCCGAGGCGCTCGCCGCGGTTCTGTCGCCGGCAACCGCGGTCGTCGTGCTGAGCGCGGTGTCGTACCGGTCCGGTTTCCTCGCCGACGTGCCCGCGCTCACGGCGCTGGCGCACGAGGCGGGCGCGCTCATCCTCTGGGACCTCTGCCACTCCGCCGGCGTCGTGCCCACCGAACTCGACGGATGGGGTGTCGACCTCGCGGTCGGCTGCACCTACAAGTACCTGAACGGCGGGCCGGGATCGCCCGCGTTCGCCTACGTCGCGACGCGGAACCAGCGGATGCGCCAGCCGATCCAGGGCTGGCTGGGCAGTGCGACCCCCTTCGAAATGGGGCAGGGTTACGAGCCCGCCGAGGGGATCCGCGCGTTCACGAGCGGCACGCCGCCGATCGTCGGAATGCTCGCGATGCGCGACATGATCGCCCTCATCGAGGAGGTCGGCATCGACGCGGTCCGGGCGAAGTCCGTGGCGCTCACCGAGTACGCGGTGGCGATCGTCGACGAGCTGCTTCCCTCGGCGGTTCTGGCCAGCCCGCGCGACCAGCGGCGCCGCGGCAGCCACGTGACGATCGACCACGACGGGTTCGAGGCGATCATGCCCCGACTCTGGCAGCGCGGCGTTATCCCCGACTTCCGTCGTCCGAACGGCATCCGGCTCGGCCTGTCGCCGTTGTCAACGAGTTTCGCCGAGGTGGCGGCGGGCGTCACGGCGATCGCCGAGCTGGTCAAGGAGTAA
- a CDS encoding DMT family transporter has product MTWVVLIASGVLESVWATALGASDNLKRPKPTALFAVSLVLSMAGLAYAMTDIFVGTAYAVWVGIGAVLTVIVAVVRKKEVLSLGRAALLVVLIGCVIGLKVVS; this is encoded by the coding sequence ATGACGTGGGTCGTACTGATCGCATCGGGGGTGCTCGAATCCGTTTGGGCTACCGCGCTCGGTGCATCCGACAATCTCAAACGCCCGAAACCGACGGCGCTCTTCGCGGTCTCGCTCGTGCTCAGCATGGCGGGGCTGGCCTACGCGATGACCGATATCTTCGTGGGTACCGCCTACGCCGTCTGGGTCGGGATCGGCGCCGTGCTGACCGTGATCGTCGCGGTCGTGCGCAAGAAGGAAGTTCTGTCACTGGGGCGTGCGGCCCTGCTGGTCGTGCTCATCGGGTGCGTCATCGGACTGAAAGTAGTGAGCTAA
- a CDS encoding DMT family transporter, with amino-acid sequence MPWIILFVSAGLEAVWATALGASEGFTEVVPSVVFAVALVASMGTLAYVAKHIPISTAYAVWAGTGAALTVAYGMATGSEVVTVLRVLFLVGIVGSVVGLKLLKGRGADDSGAADSEAAVSGAAVSGAAVKSVS; translated from the coding sequence ATGCCGTGGATCATCCTGTTCGTCAGCGCGGGCCTCGAGGCGGTCTGGGCGACCGCGCTCGGTGCCAGCGAGGGTTTTACCGAGGTCGTGCCGAGCGTCGTGTTCGCCGTCGCGCTCGTGGCGAGCATGGGGACGCTGGCGTACGTCGCGAAGCACATCCCGATCAGCACCGCGTACGCGGTCTGGGCGGGCACGGGGGCCGCCCTCACCGTCGCGTACGGAATGGCCACCGGTTCAGAGGTGGTGACGGTGCTGCGGGTGCTGTTCCTGGTCGGGATCGTCGGGAGCGTCGTGGGGCTGAAGCTGCTGAAGGGACGTGGGGCGGATGATTCGGGTGCGGCCGACTCGGAGGCGGCGGTTTCGGGTGCGGCTGTCTCGGGTGCGGCGGTGAAGTCGGTGTCGTAG
- a CDS encoding TerC family protein — MDFALELTPDLLVAFLTLFVLEIVLGIDNVIFISILASKLPVEQQAKARNLGLSLAMLIRIGLLFFASWIISLTNDLFELFGMGFSGRDLILIAGGLFLVYKAVHEIHEKLEGGESHGKESGKAVTFGAIIAQILLLDIVFSFDSVITAVGMVDNLLVIIVAVVLSFGVMLFSSKFLFAFVNKHPTVKMLALAFLVLIGFTLIADGFEVHIDKALIYVPIGFAIIVEALNLTYKARQEKRSGTHTDPVKLRHAYTKADDHDAVAAATSNSADSGSVGLSRKPVSGKNTGGEEPFGLG, encoded by the coding sequence ATGGACTTCGCTCTCGAACTGACGCCCGACCTCCTCGTAGCTTTTCTCACACTCTTCGTTCTCGAGATCGTTCTCGGCATCGACAACGTGATCTTCATCTCGATCCTCGCGAGCAAGCTGCCCGTCGAGCAGCAGGCGAAGGCCCGGAACCTCGGGTTGTCGCTGGCCATGCTCATCCGCATCGGACTGCTGTTCTTCGCGTCGTGGATCATCTCGCTCACCAACGACCTGTTCGAACTGTTCGGCATGGGGTTCTCGGGCCGCGACCTCATCCTCATCGCCGGCGGACTCTTCCTCGTCTACAAGGCGGTTCACGAGATCCACGAGAAGCTCGAGGGCGGCGAATCCCACGGCAAGGAGAGCGGCAAGGCCGTCACCTTCGGCGCGATCATCGCCCAGATTCTGCTGCTCGACATCGTCTTCTCGTTCGACTCCGTGATCACGGCGGTCGGCATGGTCGACAACCTGCTCGTGATCATCGTCGCGGTCGTGCTCTCGTTCGGTGTCATGCTCTTCTCCTCCAAGTTCCTCTTCGCGTTCGTCAACAAGCACCCCACGGTGAAGATGCTCGCCCTCGCCTTCCTGGTGCTCATCGGGTTCACCCTCATCGCGGACGGCTTCGAGGTACACATCGACAAAGCACTCATCTACGTTCCGATCGGTTTCGCGATCATCGTCGAGGCGCTCAACCTCACCTACAAGGCCCGCCAGGAGAAGCGCTCCGGCACCCACACCGATCCGGTCAAGCTGCGCCACGCGTACACGAAGGCCGACGACCACGACGCCGTCGCCGCTGCCACGTCGAACAGCGCCGACTCCGGATCGGTCGGACTCTCGCGCAAGCCGGTCTCGGGTAAGAACACCGGCGGCGAAGAGCCCTTCGGTCTCGGTTAG
- a CDS encoding Lrp/AsnC family transcriptional regulator, whose amino-acid sequence MPNLDATDARIILALDAEPEATTLSLSRALGIARNTVHARLRKLADRHQLGSPSQRVSPASLGYPLIAFLRLSITQSNSDDTVRQLTAIPEILEALAITGEGDLQVRIAARDPAHLYRLTTGILEIEGVTRSSTTLAMAEIIPNRMGPLLERHARAK is encoded by the coding sequence ATGCCCAATCTCGATGCCACCGATGCGCGAATCATTCTCGCTCTCGATGCCGAGCCCGAGGCGACCACCCTGTCGCTCTCGCGCGCGCTCGGCATCGCCCGCAACACCGTGCACGCGCGCCTGCGCAAACTGGCCGACCGGCACCAGCTCGGATCGCCCAGCCAACGCGTGAGCCCCGCGTCGCTCGGCTACCCGCTCATCGCCTTCCTGCGCCTCTCGATCACGCAGAGCAACTCCGACGACACTGTGCGCCAGCTCACGGCGATACCCGAGATCCTCGAGGCGCTGGCCATCACGGGCGAGGGCGACCTGCAGGTGCGCATCGCCGCGCGCGACCCCGCGCACCTCTACCGCCTGACCACGGGCATCCTCGAGATCGAGGGGGTCACGCGGTCGAGCACGACGCTCGCGATGGCCGAGATCATCCCGAACCGCATGGGTCCGCTGCTCGAGCGTCACGCCCGCGCGAAGTAG
- a CDS encoding acyl-CoA dehydrogenase family protein: protein MTALNEDLLARIRSRAAGYDRDNAFFSDDLDDLRAAGYLGSRPLLEVARDQRLLGAHAPATALGINMHLVVVGIARVLHERGDGSLDWIAAEAAAGELFAFGNSEAGNDQVMFDSRTKAEPQPDGSYLFTGTKIFTSLSPAWTRLAVFGRDDSDDSGPTLVHGVLTRETPGHHAAGEWNPLGMRATQSFTTVLDGARVAPERITRILPVGPVADPYIFGLFADFLLLISSVYAGIADRALELAVENVSSRRSMKTGLAYGQDPDIRWQLADAAIALDSLAPQIEGLARDVDELADHGTAWFRLLVGTKTRSVDVARSVVETAIRVSGGSSYGADTELSRLYRDALAGLFHPSDPESAHATVATNLLGALEL from the coding sequence GTGACCGCCCTCAACGAAGACCTGCTCGCCCGCATCCGCTCGCGCGCCGCAGGCTACGACCGCGACAACGCCTTCTTCTCCGACGACCTCGACGACCTGCGCGCCGCCGGCTACCTCGGGTCGCGCCCGCTGCTCGAGGTCGCCCGCGACCAGCGACTGCTCGGGGCGCATGCGCCCGCGACGGCGCTCGGCATCAACATGCACCTCGTTGTGGTCGGCATCGCCCGGGTGCTGCACGAGCGCGGCGACGGCTCGCTCGACTGGATCGCGGCCGAGGCCGCCGCGGGCGAGCTCTTCGCGTTCGGCAACAGCGAGGCGGGCAACGACCAGGTGATGTTCGACTCGCGCACGAAGGCCGAGCCGCAGCCCGACGGGTCGTACCTGTTCACGGGCACGAAGATCTTCACCTCGCTGTCCCCGGCGTGGACGCGCCTGGCCGTCTTCGGGCGCGACGATTCGGATGACTCGGGGCCGACGCTCGTGCACGGTGTGCTCACTCGCGAGACGCCGGGCCATCACGCTGCGGGGGAGTGGAACCCCCTGGGCATGCGCGCCACGCAGAGTTTCACGACCGTGCTCGACGGCGCGCGCGTCGCTCCCGAACGCATCACCCGGATCCTGCCCGTCGGCCCGGTCGCCGACCCCTACATCTTCGGACTGTTCGCCGATTTCCTGCTGCTGATCTCGAGCGTGTACGCCGGCATCGCCGACCGCGCCCTCGAGCTGGCGGTCGAGAACGTCTCCTCGCGCCGCTCGATGAAAACCGGACTCGCCTACGGGCAGGACCCGGACATCCGTTGGCAGCTCGCCGACGCCGCGATCGCGCTCGACTCGCTCGCGCCCCAGATCGAGGGGCTCGCCCGCGACGTCGACGAACTGGCCGACCACGGGACGGCGTGGTTCCGCCTGCTCGTCGGCACCAAGACGCGCTCCGTCGACGTGGCGCGGTCGGTGGTGGAGACGGCGATCCGGGTATCGGGCGGCTCGTCGTACGGCGCCGACACCGAGCTCTCGCGCCTGTATCGCGACGCCCTCGCCGGGCTGTTCCACCCGAGCGACCCGGAGTCGGCGCACGCGACGGTGGCGACGAACCTGTTGGGCGCGCTGGAACTGTGA
- a CDS encoding low temperature requirement protein A codes for MPRLLTRMSARDTAEAHRSSSPLELLFDLVFVAAIAQVAAQLAHSIADGHALETLGPYLMVFFAIWWAWMNFTWFASAYDTDDVPYRALVLVQMAGVLILAAGVPSAFSGVDGGFTAVTVGYLVMRVGLVALWLRAGVQHPEGRATAFRYAAAITVVQALWLARLALPDGGPWWIFVIIAAADLSVPLWAERTGHTAWHPHHIAERYGLFTIIVLGESVLAATVGVQDALEGGGLSADLIVIALAGLALLFVLWWLYFSEPAGDGLARRRDLSFVWGYGHYLIFAALAAVGAGLEVAVESAGHHTETADTVVALAIAIPTAVFLVMLWAVHAPIVDRVVINPAAIGVTAALVVAAAFAAPALGVAGAVVAMVMVLVALLALTLVAESKR; via the coding sequence ATGCCTCGTCTCCTGACCCGCATGTCCGCCCGCGACACGGCCGAGGCGCACCGCTCGTCGAGTCCGCTCGAGCTGCTCTTCGACCTCGTCTTCGTCGCCGCGATCGCCCAGGTGGCGGCGCAGCTCGCCCACAGCATCGCCGACGGACACGCCCTCGAGACACTCGGCCCCTACCTCATGGTGTTCTTTGCCATCTGGTGGGCCTGGATGAACTTCACCTGGTTCGCGTCGGCGTACGACACCGACGACGTTCCCTATCGCGCGCTCGTGCTCGTGCAGATGGCCGGGGTGCTCATCCTGGCGGCCGGAGTGCCCTCCGCGTTCTCGGGCGTCGACGGCGGATTCACCGCGGTCACGGTCGGCTACCTCGTGATGCGCGTCGGACTGGTGGCACTGTGGCTGAGGGCGGGAGTCCAGCATCCGGAGGGCCGTGCCACCGCGTTCCGCTACGCCGCGGCCATCACCGTCGTGCAGGCGCTGTGGCTCGCGCGGCTGGCGCTCCCCGACGGCGGACCCTGGTGGATCTTCGTGATCATCGCCGCGGCCGACCTCTCGGTTCCGCTGTGGGCCGAGCGCACGGGCCACACCGCGTGGCATCCGCACCACATCGCCGAGCGCTACGGGCTGTTCACGATCATCGTGCTGGGCGAGAGCGTGCTCGCCGCGACCGTCGGGGTGCAGGACGCGCTGGAGGGCGGCGGCCTGAGCGCCGACCTCATCGTGATCGCACTCGCAGGACTCGCGCTGCTGTTCGTGCTCTGGTGGCTCTACTTCTCCGAGCCCGCCGGCGACGGGCTCGCGCGACGCCGCGACCTCTCGTTCGTCTGGGGCTACGGCCACTACCTGATCTTCGCGGCGCTCGCGGCGGTGGGCGCCGGGCTGGAGGTCGCGGTCGAGTCGGCTGGCCACCATACCGAGACCGCCGACACGGTTGTAGCGCTCGCCATCGCGATCCCGACCGCGGTGTTCCTCGTGATGCTGTGGGCCGTGCACGCGCCGATCGTCGACCGGGTCGTGATCAACCCGGCCGCGATCGGGGTGACCGCCGCGCTCGTCGTCGCGGCGGCGTTCGCGGCCCCCGCGCTCGGCGTCGCCGGGGCCGTCGTGGCCATGGTGATGGTGCTCGTGGCGTTGCTCGCCCTCACCCTCGTTGCCGAGTCGAAGCGGTAG
- a CDS encoding uracil-xanthine permease family protein, whose translation MALPWTLHGDGKNVGATEIVAPEERLTWLRTIGFGSQHVVAMFGATFLVPLITGFPPATTLLFSGIGTLLFLLITANRLPSYLGSSFAFLAPISAATASGGPSVALGGIIVVGALLAVIGIVVHLTGTGWIDVVLPPVVSGAIVALIGFNLAPAAKNNFAESPVVAIITLLAIILAAVFFRGFLGRLSIILGVIVGYVAATIAGEVDFSAVGDAAWVGLPEFTAPSLSSDNVGVYLMFLPVVLALVAENVGHIKGVGQLTNRNLDGLTGRALFADGLATVLSGLGGGSPTTTYGENIGVMAATRVFSTAAYWVAGIVAILLGLSPKFGAIINTVPAGVLGGVTTALYGLIGIIGVRIWVENRVDFSKPKNQLTAGVALIMGIADFTINLGQLTFSGIVLGTVAAIVVYHLMNSIAKLRGTDN comes from the coding sequence GTGGCCCTGCCCTGGACACTGCACGGCGACGGCAAGAACGTCGGCGCGACGGAGATCGTCGCCCCCGAGGAGCGCCTCACCTGGCTGCGCACGATCGGCTTCGGCAGCCAGCACGTCGTCGCGATGTTCGGCGCCACCTTCCTCGTGCCCCTCATCACCGGCTTCCCGCCCGCGACGACGCTGCTGTTCTCCGGCATCGGCACCCTGCTCTTCCTGCTGATCACCGCCAACCGGCTGCCGAGCTACCTCGGGTCGTCGTTCGCCTTCCTCGCCCCCATCAGCGCGGCCACCGCGTCGGGCGGGCCATCCGTAGCCCTCGGCGGCATCATCGTCGTCGGCGCACTGCTCGCGGTGATCGGCATCGTCGTGCACCTCACCGGCACCGGCTGGATCGACGTGGTCCTTCCGCCGGTCGTCAGCGGTGCGATCGTCGCGCTCATCGGCTTCAACCTTGCGCCGGCCGCGAAGAACAACTTCGCCGAGTCGCCCGTCGTGGCGATCATCACCCTGCTCGCGATCATTCTGGCGGCGGTGTTCTTCCGCGGATTCCTCGGGCGGCTGTCGATCATCCTCGGCGTCATCGTCGGCTATGTCGCGGCGACGATCGCGGGAGAGGTCGACTTCAGCGCGGTCGGCGACGCGGCCTGGGTCGGCCTGCCCGAGTTCACCGCGCCGTCGTTATCGAGCGACAACGTGGGCGTCTACCTGATGTTCCTGCCTGTGGTGCTCGCGCTGGTCGCCGAGAACGTCGGACACATCAAGGGCGTGGGGCAGCTGACCAACCGCAACCTCGACGGCCTCACCGGCCGGGCCCTGTTCGCCGACGGACTCGCGACGGTGCTCTCCGGTCTCGGCGGAGGTTCGCCGACCACCACCTACGGCGAGAACATCGGCGTTATGGCTGCGACCCGGGTCTTCTCGACCGCCGCCTACTGGGTCGCCGGCATCGTGGCGATCCTGCTCGGGCTGTCGCCCAAGTTCGGGGCGATCATCAACACCGTGCCGGCGGGCGTGCTCGGCGGCGTGACCACCGCGCTCTACGGTCTGATCGGAATCATCGGCGTGCGCATCTGGGTCGAGAACCGGGTCGACTTCAGCAAGCCGAAGAACCAGCTCACCGCCGGTGTGGCCCTCATCATGGGCATCGCCGACTTCACGATCAACCTCGGG
- a CDS encoding ketopantoate reductase family protein yields the protein MTDFLRAVPTAGAARRPTVAIVGVGAIGTVVADALAERAEVVLCRRGTAAPMTIEVAGDVRRVDAAVATTPAALGPVDWVVVTVKAQDTAAVGPWLDALVGPHTTVVVLQNGIGHAERVSEWVGADRVIPGIVYIAAEKVTRDLVVCRDPGALALAAGTDAASHRAAAAFAELFDADRIAVRLVEDFVTESWTKLVMNSALNTVTALTDRTMEVTTDPSVRPLLSALLAEGVIVAAAEGARFAPGAAETFLLRMDGLPRNSATSMHLDRRAGRPLEHNYLTGAVLAAAERHGIDVPTVRMVHGLIDALGAKPQPLDEEIAA from the coding sequence ATGACCGACTTTCTCCGCGCCGTTCCGACCGCGGGTGCCGCACGCCGACCCACCGTCGCCATCGTCGGAGTCGGCGCCATCGGCACGGTCGTCGCCGACGCTCTCGCCGAGCGCGCCGAGGTCGTTCTCTGCCGCCGCGGGACCGCGGCACCGATGACCATCGAGGTCGCGGGAGACGTCAGGCGGGTGGATGCGGCCGTCGCCACCACGCCCGCCGCCCTCGGCCCGGTGGACTGGGTCGTCGTCACCGTCAAGGCGCAGGACACCGCTGCCGTCGGCCCCTGGCTTGACGCCCTCGTCGGTCCGCACACCACCGTCGTCGTGCTGCAGAACGGCATCGGCCACGCCGAGCGCGTCAGCGAGTGGGTGGGCGCAGACCGTGTCATCCCCGGCATCGTCTATATCGCCGCCGAAAAGGTGACGCGCGACCTCGTGGTCTGTCGCGACCCCGGTGCGCTCGCGCTCGCCGCGGGCACCGACGCCGCCTCGCACCGCGCCGCCGCCGCGTTCGCCGAGCTCTTCGACGCCGACCGCATCGCCGTGCGCCTCGTCGAGGACTTCGTGACCGAGTCGTGGACCAAGCTCGTGATGAACTCGGCCCTGAACACCGTGACCGCGCTCACCGACCGCACGATGGAGGTCACGACCGACCCGAGCGTGCGCCCGCTGCTGAGCGCGCTCCTCGCCGAGGGTGTAATCGTCGCCGCTGCCGAGGGAGCGCGGTTCGCGCCGGGCGCGGCCGAGACGTTCCTGCTGCGCATGGACGGCCTGCCCCGCAACAGCGCGACGTCGATGCACCTCGACCGCCGGGCGGGGCGTCCGCTCGAGCACAACTACCTGACCGGCGCAGTACTGGCCGCGGCCGAGCGGCACGGAATCGACGTGCCCACCGTGCGCATGGTGCACGGGTTGATCGACGCGCTCGGAGCCAAGCCCCAGCCGCTCGACGAGGAGATCGCCGCGTAG
- a CDS encoding HNH endonuclease signature motif containing protein has product MNEPTGANESPPGGADAAEHELVEGDALARTMLATFDGLVSSAQSAERIVGASMALRASQIDQLRVWSESMVAAEGPVAAGGEPHGWTPAVRGRRELLFELACALRIPESTADRLFDESKQLVNVLTETHAALREGEISYRHAQVIVEQTATLPDEAAADYERELLPFAKTLTVAKFVRVARKKREVLHPESITDRRQKGLEERRVWLDPLPDGMAFLGVHLSAEVGVAAYGRLTEIGRSQDAPGDDRTLAQKRADALGDLLLDGDTCAAEGGSGSGSGSGSGSGSSAGSGSGSATGTGTGHGIRPKVLVTVPMLTLLGKSQQPANLEGYGPIDPEVARQLAADAPSFTRVLTDPVTSAILDFDRTKYAVPADLRLVLRVRDEVCRAPGCNSPAVTCDVDHTVDFARGGTTCAGDLSHLCRAHHNRKHHTRVRLRNAGDGRIEWTTRAGRTYVTYPANTVGAPTQGAARSGAPPGTARASELTRPSELPDGSTRAGAPPPGDWPETDVAIGPTPFWGATLERRLQRRAPRGPPRLPPRAPRGPCVGPPARRQLG; this is encoded by the coding sequence ATGAACGAACCAACGGGAGCGAACGAGAGTCCGCCGGGCGGCGCTGACGCCGCTGAACACGAGCTTGTGGAGGGCGACGCGCTCGCCCGCACCATGCTCGCGACGTTCGACGGGCTGGTGTCTTCGGCCCAGTCGGCCGAACGCATCGTCGGCGCCTCGATGGCGCTGCGTGCCTCCCAGATCGACCAGTTGCGGGTGTGGAGCGAGTCGATGGTCGCGGCGGAGGGTCCGGTGGCCGCGGGCGGTGAGCCGCACGGTTGGACTCCCGCGGTGCGCGGCCGGCGCGAACTGCTCTTCGAGCTGGCCTGCGCGCTGCGCATTCCCGAGTCGACGGCCGACAGGCTGTTCGACGAGTCCAAACAGCTGGTCAACGTGCTCACCGAGACGCACGCAGCGCTTCGTGAGGGCGAGATCAGCTACCGTCACGCCCAGGTGATCGTCGAACAGACGGCGACGCTGCCCGACGAGGCGGCCGCCGACTACGAGCGCGAGCTGCTGCCGTTCGCCAAGACGCTCACCGTCGCCAAATTCGTGCGGGTCGCCCGCAAGAAGCGCGAGGTGCTGCATCCCGAGTCGATCACCGACCGCAGGCAGAAAGGCCTCGAAGAGCGCCGGGTGTGGCTCGACCCGCTGCCCGACGGAATGGCGTTCCTTGGGGTGCACCTCAGTGCCGAGGTCGGCGTTGCCGCGTACGGGCGCCTGACCGAGATCGGGCGCTCCCAAGACGCTCCCGGCGACGACCGCACGCTTGCCCAGAAGCGGGCCGACGCACTCGGAGACCTGCTGCTCGACGGCGATACCTGTGCTGCCGAGGGTGGTTCCGGCTCCGGCTCGGGCTCGGGCTCGGGCTCTGGCTCTAGCGCGGGCTCTGGCTCTGGCTCGGCTACCGGCACCGGCACCGGGCACGGCATCCGGCCCAAGGTTCTCGTGACTGTGCCGATGCTCACGCTCCTCGGCAAGTCGCAACAGCCGGCCAACCTCGAGGGATACGGGCCGATCGATCCAGAGGTGGCGCGCCAACTCGCGGCGGATGCCCCGAGCTTCACCCGCGTGCTCACCGACCCGGTGACGAGCGCGATCCTCGACTTCGACCGGACGAAGTACGCCGTGCCGGCCGACCTGCGACTGGTTCTGCGGGTGCGTGACGAGGTCTGTCGAGCGCCGGGATGCAACAGCCCCGCCGTCACCTGCGACGTCGACCACACCGTCGACTTCGCCCGCGGTGGAACGACCTGCGCGGGCGACCTCAGTCATCTCTGCCGGGCGCACCACAACCGGAAGCATCACACGCGGGTTCGGCTGCGCAATGCCGGTGACGGCCGCATCGAGTGGACCACACGGGCGGGCCGCACCTACGTCACCTACCCGGCGAACACGGTCGGTGCGCCGACGCAAGGTGCCGCACGGTCCGGTGCGCCGCCGGGTACGGCGCGGGCCTCTGAACTAACGCGGCCCTCTGAACTGCCGGATGGCTCCACCCGAGCCGGTGCGCCGCCGCCCGGCGATTGGCCCGAGACCGACGTCGCGATCGGGCCGACTCCGTTTTGGGGCGCGACGCTCGAGCGAAGGCTCCAGCGTCGGGCCCCGCGTGGGCCCCCGCGGCTCCCGCCTCGGGCCCCGCGCGGCCCCTGCGTCGGCCCCCCGGCTCGACGCCAGCTCGGCTAA